The Terriglobus sp. TAA 43 sequence AGCCTGTGTGCAAGCCGCCATTGACTGTGGCTCTTCGCAATACGCGAATGCCGATTCGCAGATTTGCTTTCGCCGCGCCTTTGCACCGTTTTCGGGGCATTCGACGCTGGTCTCTCCCTTGTCACGAATCCGCGGTGGTTCCAAACCGCTAAACCATGAACTTTGTTCTTGTCAGCAGTAACCAGCCTCTTTACCTTTTGGTCAATGGCTGACATGCACATCATGATGCCGATACCAATGCCTCCGGCAAAAGAGGCGGCCCCCGCGGCGATGAACATCGGGACGACGATTCGCGGCTATCGCCTGCAGAAGGGCATGTCGCAAGGCGATATTGAAAAGCGGACAGGGCTTCTACGGTGTTATCTGTCGCGCGTGGAAAACGGCCATACCGTTCCGTCTCTTGAGACGCTGCAGAAGATCGCCGCGGCGCTGGACGTACCGCTGAGCCAGTTCTTCGCAGACGATCCGGTCAGCCGAGATGTGGCTGCCATCGCCCTCACTGAAGACGAGATTCGCTTCCTCACGCAGATTCAGCGCTACAGCGCCCACCTGTCTGACGGCGACCGCAAGCTGTTGCTGGCCATGGTGCGGAAGTTCGCCCAGACGGCGCTAACCTAAACAAAACTCCTCCAAGAGCAAGAAGGGGACGGCGAAGACGCCGTCCCCTTCTTTGTTGGCTTGAAGTTACTGCAGGTTCGAGAGGAAGTAGCCGTAGAGCGCCAGCGCGAGCAGCGCCCCGGCGAACGTGACCTTCTGACGGCTCAGATAAGCCTGACGACCGCTGGTCATGCGTGGAAGCAGCGGGAGACCCAACAGCAATCCGAAAACTAACCCACCAATGTGTGCGAAGTTATCAATGCGTAAGCCATCCAAATGAACGCTATGCATCAGTGCTCCGGACATGGACCCCACACCGATCAACAGATTCAACACTGCGAAAGAGATCACCGACCGGCGGATGGCATAGAGATCCTGCAAGGGAATGCCGCGGAAGCCGTCACGCGGCTCTGCCAGCTTTTTATTGGAAAAAAGCACGATCAGAATGCCAGCAATCCCAAAGACCGCTCCCGAGGCGCCAGCACCTACGACTCCTCCCCGCGCGTTGAAGGTGAGCGAGAGCAGATTGCCGGAGATACCGGTCAGCAGGTAGACCGAGCAGAGACCGAAGAAGCCCAGCAGCGGCTCGCCGATGACGCCAAGGTTCCACAAGCACCACATGTTGGTAGCAAGATGCAGCGCGCCCACATGCACAAACATGGCTGTGACGACACGAAACCATTCGTGATTCAGAAAGACCAGTGGTGCATACGTTGCGCCGAAATGAACGAGAGCATCCGGATCGGGCGAGATGGGATCAACGCCGTGAAGAATCATCCAGAGGTACACGACGATGTTGATGCCGAGCAGGAGATACGTCGCCGGGGCTTGCCGAAGGCGCGGCATGCGGCTGCCCATGGAGCGACGCGCTGCGGCATTCTGCAACGCGGCATCTTCCCGCTGCACATCATCCGCCGGAGGACCGTAGCGGGAGGCGTCAAACTCCGGGGAAGATTCGATAGACATCGCAGCGTTCGCGGTGCGGCCTTAGGGGAATAGGTTTAGAGCACGCGTTCGCGACGGCGCTGCTGAACACTGTGCGAGATCACACCGGGTGCCGGTGTCGCGATCGCAACCAGAATCCACATCAGCACGGAGAGGAGCAACCCCGCAACCGCAATGGTCTGCGTGGTAAGCGCAAGCGAAAGGTGGCGCATGTGGAGTTCAGCAAAGGTCACCTGAGCCCAGGGGCCGCGGTGAATCACCATGGTCGCCAGTAGAAACGCAAACGCTGAAAGCGTGAAAACAGAGAGCAGAACGACATCGATCGTGCGATGAAGACGCTGACGAGCGCGGCAGTGCCAGCACTGGTGCAGATGATCTTCGTAAACACCACGAACCTCAGGCGAGACCGATGAAAGGTCGTACCGCCATCCGGAGAGGATGTCCCCGACAACCTGATCTTCGCAGCCGTCTTCACTGCCCAGCATGGACGCAGCGAATCCGCGTGTGCGAAGGTCTTGCACGTAGGATTTCGGTTCGGTATTCATCATTGATTCATATCCATTCTAGTTGTTCAGACGCAAGGAATCCAGTAGTGATTCAATACTTTGTCTTACGCTTTACATAACCAGAGGTTCCATCGGCGCAGCCTGATCCGCAAGTAAAATTCGATTGCCCAGGAGGCTTGGGTGGTTCCCCACTGCCTGTTCTGCGGCGAGACGCGCCAATTCCGGCATATTGTTGCTTTCTGAGAGGTGCGCCAGGATGATCGCATGCGCTCCGCCGTCGTAATCGCGCGTGAGAAATTCCGCCGCGGCGGCATTCGACAGATGTCCCACCCGCGACAACACCCTCTGTTTGACGCTCCACGGATAGGGCCCGTCCCGCAACATCTCCAGGTCGTGGTTCGATTCCAGCAGCAGGACGTCGCACTTCTTGAGAGCAAGCTTCACATTCTGCGGCACATAGCCGAGATCCGTCGCAAACCCGAAACGCAGCCCCTCGCCCTCAAAGACAAATCCGCAGGGATCTGCCGCGTCGTGCGGAATGGTAAAAGGCAGGACATCGATATCGCCGATGCAGAGCCGCTTCCCGGCCTCAAAGTACTCCACTGCAGGGAGATACGAGGGATTGTCGCGCACACTGGACTTCGCCTCTGCCGGCAGGTCCTCGCAGAGATCGTCTGCCGCGGCAGCCTGTAAGGCTGCTTCCGGGTCGGTGGTGGCATCGATGGCATCCACGTCGATGTCCGTGGCGAAAAAGTGATCGTCTGGACGATCCTCCTGCGAGGAAGTGGCTATCTGGTGCGCTAAAGCCTGTGCTTCCAGCCGCGCTTCCTTCTCCGCGCGCGTCTTCTCCAACCACTGCTTGTAGCCCATGGTGGTGCGTGGGGTCATCTGACGCACCCAGGCACGATGCGTGGCTTCCGTGAAGTACACGGGAATGTTCAACTTACGCGCCAGAACGGACAAGCCAGCTACATGGTCTGCGTGCTCGTGCGTGATGATGACAGCGTTCAGGGCATATGGGTCTTCGCCGACGAGTTTCATCCGGCGCATCAGTTCGCGGCAGGAAAAGCCAGCGTCCACCAAGATGCGCGTCCGCGACGACGCAATCACGGCACTGTTGCCTTTAGACCCCGAGGCGAGAACCGTCATACGCATCATGATTGGTAGTTTACTGGTTCGTAACGTGGATTACGAGGTAGTAACTAGGTTGATTCAGGCCGCTGGCTGCGCGCTCCGCAATGGTGCCAGGAACTTGACGGTGCTTTTCATCACAATCTCGCCACGCTGATTAAAGGTGTTGGTGTAAATCGTCACCAGACCCAGTTCCGGGCGCTTCTTGGAGGCTCGCAGGCCGATGACTTCCGTCTCGGTATGCAGCGAATCGCCGGGGCGGACGGGTTCCGTCCAGCGAATCTCTTCCACGCCCGCACCGATCATGCCGCCGTGCACCTTGATGGTGTCCACGCGCATTCGCATCACTATCGCGGCGGTGAGCCATCCAGAGGCAGCCTGCCCCTTGAAGAACGTGCTCTTGCCAGCGGCCTCGTCCAGATGGAACGGCTGAGGATCGTACTTTTCAGCGAACTCTGTAATCTCGCGCGCCGTGATCTTCACGCTGCCTTTGGATTCAAACTTCTGGCCCAGCTGAAAATCTTCAAAGTAGAGTTCGTCTGCCATGGTGGAACTGTCTCCCCTCGGGTACCGCGGAATTCTCTCTTCTCTTTATAAGAGCCGAAGTCTATCAAAGGCGATGCTTGTAACGGTTCCACGGGCGGTATCCGGTCAGCTGCCGTCCGATTCGCGGATTGTGATTCACTGTTGAAGGCAGATTTGCCCGTTTCCTATGAGTGACCTTTACGCACAAGCACGCTCCGCCGCCGACCATCTTCTGGCACAGACAAAGCACCGTCCGAAACTTGGCATCATCCTAGGCTCTGGCCTTGGCGATTTTGCTAACAGCGTGGAAGACGCCGTTGCCGTTCCCTATTCCGAGATCCCGCACTTCCCGCAATCAACTGTGGAAGGCCATTCGGGACGCATGGTGCTGGGAACGATTGCCGGTGTGCCCGTGGCCGTGATGCAGGGCCGCGTGCATGCGTACGAAGGCTATCGGATGGATGAGGTGACCTTTCCCGCGCGCGTGCTCGGCCTGATGGGCGTGCAGACGCTGATTGTGACCAATGCTGCGGGTGGCATCCGTACAGACTTCGCGCCGGGGTCAATCGTAGGAATTTCCGATCACATCAACCTGACCGGCACCAACGCCGCACTGGGACGCAATGAACCTCGCTTCGCTGTGACGCACGGCAGCGGCCTTCGCTTCTTCGACATGACCACCGCATATACACCGCGACTGCTGCAACTGGCGCAGGAGACGGCGCAGCAACACGGATGGTCGATGCAGACAGGCGTGTACATTGCCGTGTTAGGACCAAGCTATGAGACACCCGCGGAGATTCGCGCCTTCCGCACGCTGGGCGCAGACCTTGTCGGCATGAGCACTGTGCATGAAGTGATTGTGGCTCGCCACATGGGGATGGAAGTTCTCGGACTATCGCTGGTGACAAATGCTGCAGCGGGAGTTACAAGCGAATCGATCGATCACAGTGAAGTGATGGAGCATGGGAAACATGCGGCAGAGCGCTTCTCTGCCCTGCTGACAGCGATTGTTCCGAAGGCGGTCACAGAAGCATGAACAACTCTTCCGGCAGCACGATGAAGCCGGTGGTGCTGGGCGTGGGTGGATGCTCCGGCAGCGGCAAGACAACACTGGCACGCGAACTGGCAGCGCAACTGGACGCAGTGTTGTTCCCGTTGGACTTCTACTATCGCGACCTGGCTCATCTATCGCGTGAAGAGCGTGATCATTACAACTTCGATCATCCGGAGTCATTGGAGCACGATCTGATCGTGCGGCATGTGGAGCAGTTGCGTCAGAACCAACCCATTGATCGACCCAACTACGACTTCAATACGCACTCGCGTGTGAAGGGTGTGACAGATCACCTGGAGCCGCAGGCGTTCATCATCGTGGAAGGCATTCTTGCGCTTCACTATGCTGGCTTGAAGCCGCTGTATGACCTGACGGTGTACGTCGATGCACCACACGATGTGTGCCTGACGCGACGCATCTATCGCGATACGCGGGAGCGCGGACGCACAGAAGAAAGCGTTCGCGAACAGTTCGAACGGCATGCACGCCCCATGGCCGACGAGTATGTGCTACCCAGCCGCGACCGCGCCGACGTCACTGTGAAAGGGACAGAAGCGCTGGACTGGTCGATTGAAGTGGTGCTGTCGGAGCTGCGTCGTCGCAGTCTCCTGTTGTCGGCCTGACGCGTTTTTCCATCATCTGCTGCCACACCACGCGACACATTTCTGCAGCCTGCGTACGATGCCGTGCCGGGATGCCGGTGGTGCGGAACTGTACGGATACGTCGTCCATCGAACGCAGACGCATGAGTTGCAGCAGATGCGGCATGAGAGTCATGTCGCCCCAGTAGGCAATGCGTTCGCGCTGCGCGGCGTCGCCGTATGTGATCCATGCAGGGACGATCGGCTCGTCGGAATCCAGCGCTGACTGAAACAGCGCTGCGTACATCGGCAGTATTGTTTCTCCGCCTGACGTGGTTCCTTCCGGAAAGACAACGACCGACTGGCCACCACGCAAAACCTCTGCAATGGTTCGATTGGCAGCAGCCGCAGCGCGCATGGAAGAGCGATCAAGAAACAGTACGCCTGCACGCTCGCACAATAGGCCAATCAAAGGCCAGCGTCGCACTTCCGCCTTTGCAACGAAGATCGTCGGGGTCAACGCAGCAAGCACAAGCACATCCGTGTAGCTGATGTGGTTGGCCGCTATTAAACCACGCGACGGCAATGCGCCACGCATCTGCACGGGACAACGAAGAAAACGCAGGATGCGAAGAGCCCACTTCTGCGACCAGCACGCACGTTCATGCATGGTACGCAGAGGCCGGACTGTACTCTCGATCCACATGCCAAACAACATCGCGAACAGGCATGTAAGCCTGATGCATGCTGTCGGGATGGAGTAAAGCTGTTTTCTCACAGATAGCGGCGTGCGATGCGCGGATGCATCGTCTCCAGATCAAGCAGTGTAAGAAAGTCGATGGTGCCGAAGCTGCAATCGATCGCAGGTGTGGAGCAGATGCGCGCACCCACAGCAAGGTATGCACGCAGCAAGCGCGGCGGTTCCTGCATGGTCTCCACACCTTCGCGCATCGGCATGGCGAACGCCTTGGTGGGCACCGTCATCAGCGATGACTCAATCAAGTGCGGTTCCAGTGCGCGAAATACCGCGGTTCCCTCGTCTGCACACTGCGACGTGAGTGAGCAGCAGCCCATGAGATAACGCAGACCACGCGACTTCGCATAGCGCATGATGCCCTTCCACAATAGGTTCAAAACCTCGGGAGAGCGATGATCGCGATGCACGCAGGCGCGGCCCAATTCCAGTACGCTGGAGCGCATCTCTGCGTAAGGCGAGAAATCAAATTCCTGTTCGGAGTAATAGCCGAAGTACTGTCCTGCAACATCGCCGCTCTGCAAACGATATGTGCCAATAATTTCGCCTGTTCCCGCATGCTCAACGATCAGGTGATCGCAGACATCATCAAACTGATCCGTGTCATAGCCGGTGGCGTATGACGAGGCAAGACCTTCGTTCAACTCCACGTTAAACACGAGGAAGCGAAGGCGATACGCACCAAGACGATCGTCCATGGTGGCTGCGAGACGCGCACGATAGGCGCCAAACTCTGCAATGACTGGGGATGGTGAAGCAACCGCAGACAATGGATACGCGGAGACAGGAGATACAAGGACACTTGTCGACATAGCGGCTCCGGCAGTGCAGTGTTCTTTGACGTACTGCAATCGAGTGTGCCGCGACTGTGAGAACAACTTGAAAACAGAATGTAAAAGTACGGGAACACCTGTGTGAGCCAACGATGAATCACGTCACGCTGCCATTTCCTGTAGTCTGACGCAGGTGATTACAGTTGCTCAGGATGTGCGGCACTCATGGCTTCGGCGGACCATTGTTTCGCCCGTGGTGCGACTGCTTCGCCGCGGAGCCTCACCAAAGCGCCTGGCATGGAGCCTGACGATTGGTTTCATCATCGGCATTAATCCGGTGATCGGTTCCACGACAGTGTTAACCATTGCTGTCTCGCACCTGTTCCGCCTGAACCACCCCGCGTCGCAGCTTGGCACGCATAGTGCCTATCCTTTTCAGATTCTGCTGCTACTACCTTTTCTTCAGGCAGGCTCACTTGTGTTCGGTATGGGGCCGCTGCCCCTGCAGCCATCAGAAATATTGCAGATGGTGAAAACGCATCCGCTGGATCTGCTGCGCACGCTGTGGACGTGGGAATGGCATGCACTGGTGCTGTGGGTTGTCATGGCTGCAGTCTTAACCCCAGCACTGGCAACGCTGCTGACGCGCATTCTGGAGCGCGCCGCACGCAAACCCCGCACGGCGGTTTAACAGAACAGTTACACCACGACAGGAATACGACTGATCCCGGCAAGACCGAAGACGTCGCGATAGTGCTCGACCAGTTCCTGGGGCCCGCTTGCCTTCTCGTAGTTGTCGGAAAGCTTCACGGATGGGCGTCCGTTTGCCGACGTGAGTTTGCAGACCAGCGAGATGGGTTCCAGGGCTTCTTCACTGCGCGGATGGCAGTCGCGGAAATCGTTCGTTAACAGAGTTCCCCAACCTGCAGAGAAACGGATACGCCGATCCAGCTCCCACCTGCGGGTATCGAGGAAATCCGATGCGCTGCGGAAATCGCGCACACTCACACCCGGTGCCACTGTTCCTGAGAAATACGCATGAAGGCTCAGGATTGTCTGCACGTCCAGACCATCGCTGGCAATCAGCAGCTTTGCTTTCGGATCTTTGCCGCGGGACGCAAGCCAGCTGATGTACTCGTCGCCTGCAACAAAGGGATCCTTCGAATCCACACGCTGGCCGGTCCAATCCGCGACCCAGTCCGGTGCATGTTCCAGGAACTGCGTCGTGCCGTACGTGTCGGGCAACATCACACGCAATGCGCCGTGATACGTCTGCTGCCACAACTCAAGGATGCGGTACTGCGACTCTTTCAGCTCTTCATCGTTCGTGGCTATCGCAGCGAGGGCCATGGGCAACTCATGCGCGTTGGTGCCAATGGCTTCCATGTCGTGCTTGTATGCAAGGAACGTATTGCTTGTGCCCGTGAACGCTGCACCCAACTCCGAGTGCATCGCCTCCACAACAAACTCCTGCCATAGAAACGAATGGCGACGACGCGTACCGAAGTCTGCAACAGCAAGGCCAGGAACATCACGAAGTTGTTCGATCTTTCCCCAGAGGCGCGTCTTTGCACGCGCATACAGGATGTCGAGTTCGAACTCGCTCATGCCCTTCAATGCGGCGCGCGTCTTCAACTCGTTAAGAATGGAGAGCGCGTAAATCTCCCACATTGTCACGCTGATCCACGAACCTTCAAAGGTCAATTCAAACTGACCGTCACGTTCGGACAAGTGATAGTCACAGAGCGCAAAGTCGTTCTCCAGCCATTCAAGAAAAGCGGGCTCAAAGATGCCGCGTGTTCCGTAGAACGTATTGCCCGCGAGCCAGATCATTTCGCTCTTGCGGTAGCGCAGCCTCTTCACATGATCTAACTGCGCGATCACAGCCTCGCGCGGAATCATCTCTGCCAATCGAAACTTGTGGTTTCGATTGTTCAGGCTGAACGTAACTCGCGTATCGCGAAAGTGCTTCCATATGAACTGCAACATCAGCAGCTTGTAAAAGTCTGTGTCGAGCAGCGACCGCACGATGGGGTCAAGGTCCCAGTTATGGTTATGCGCGCGCTCGGAGAAGTTAATGATCATGGCTGTCCTTAAGAGGGTAGCAAGCGCCGAAGGGTCGCAAAATGGTCAAAAATAATTTGACAAGCACGCTTGACATGACAAGGAAGCTTTACGTAAAGTTTACTTGTCATCAGAGAACGGCCGCTTTGGTGCATCGAGTGAAGGAGAAATCACACATGATGTTCTGTTCTGGAAGCACGAGCCCCGCGAAGCACCGCTATCTGCAGGGTACATTCGGAGTCATGATGTCGTACGTCGGCCTGGTTGTGTCGTCACGCATTATGGTGAACCACTGGCATCCTAAGGGCTGGCACCTGTTTGTGGCTGCTGCCCTGCCCACCATTCCAATCCTTTGCCTCACGTACATTGTGGCGCGTTATCTGAAGGAAGAACGCGATGAATACCAACGCGACCTGATTGTGCGCAGTCTTTTGTGGGCCACAGGCGTGGCGCTTTCACTCTCGGTCTTCTCCGGCTTTCTGCGTAGCTATGGCATCGACACGCAATTGCCAGCGTTCACGGAATTCATTGCCTTCTGGATCACGGTGGGTCTGGTGCAGGCCATCCATTCCATGATGAATCGCGGAGTTGAAGATGAATAATCATCTGCGCGATCTTCGAGCCGAACGTGGATGGTCACAGGCGTATCTAGCCGAGCAGCTTGAGGTCTCACGGCAAAGCGTGAACGCCATCGAAACCGGCAAGTACGATCCGTCGTTGCCGCTGGCCTTCCGTATTGCGAAGCTCTTCAGCCTGCCCATCGAAAAAATCTTCAC is a genomic window containing:
- a CDS encoding helix-turn-helix domain-containing protein produces the protein MPPAKEAAPAAMNIGTTIRGYRLQKGMSQGDIEKRTGLLRCYLSRVENGHTVPSLETLQKIAAALDVPLSQFFADDPVSRDVAAIALTEDEIRFLTQIQRYSAHLSDGDRKLLLAMVRKFAQTALT
- a CDS encoding rhomboid family intramembrane serine protease, coding for MSIESSPEFDASRYGPPADDVQREDAALQNAAARRSMGSRMPRLRQAPATYLLLGINIVVYLWMILHGVDPISPDPDALVHFGATYAPLVFLNHEWFRVVTAMFVHVGALHLATNMWCLWNLGVIGEPLLGFFGLCSVYLLTGISGNLLSLTFNARGGVVGAGASGAVFGIAGILIVLFSNKKLAEPRDGFRGIPLQDLYAIRRSVISFAVLNLLIGVGSMSGALMHSVHLDGLRIDNFAHIGGLVFGLLLGLPLLPRMTSGRQAYLSRQKVTFAGALLALALYGYFLSNLQ
- a CDS encoding MBL fold metallo-hydrolase, coding for MMRMTVLASGSKGNSAVIASSRTRILVDAGFSCRELMRRMKLVGEDPYALNAVIITHEHADHVAGLSVLARKLNIPVYFTEATHRAWVRQMTPRTTMGYKQWLEKTRAEKEARLEAQALAHQIATSSQEDRPDDHFFATDIDVDAIDATTDPEAALQAAAADDLCEDLPAEAKSSVRDNPSYLPAVEYFEAGKRLCIGDIDVLPFTIPHDAADPCGFVFEGEGLRFGFATDLGYVPQNVKLALKKCDVLLLESNHDLEMLRDGPYPWSVKQRVLSRVGHLSNAAAAEFLTRDYDGGAHAIILAHLSESNNMPELARLAAEQAVGNHPSLLGNRILLADQAAPMEPLVM
- a CDS encoding MaoC family dehydratase, whose product is MADELYFEDFQLGQKFESKGSVKITAREITEFAEKYDPQPFHLDEAAGKSTFFKGQAASGWLTAAIVMRMRVDTIKVHGGMIGAGVEEIRWTEPVRPGDSLHTETEVIGLRASKKRPELGLVTIYTNTFNQRGEIVMKSTVKFLAPLRSAQPAA
- a CDS encoding purine-nucleoside phosphorylase, translated to MSDLYAQARSAADHLLAQTKHRPKLGIILGSGLGDFANSVEDAVAVPYSEIPHFPQSTVEGHSGRMVLGTIAGVPVAVMQGRVHAYEGYRMDEVTFPARVLGLMGVQTLIVTNAAGGIRTDFAPGSIVGISDHINLTGTNAALGRNEPRFAVTHGSGLRFFDMTTAYTPRLLQLAQETAQQHGWSMQTGVYIAVLGPSYETPAEIRAFRTLGADLVGMSTVHEVIVARHMGMEVLGLSLVTNAAAGVTSESIDHSEVMEHGKHAAERFSALLTAIVPKAVTEA
- the udk gene encoding uridine kinase, which encodes MNNSSGSTMKPVVLGVGGCSGSGKTTLARELAAQLDAVLFPLDFYYRDLAHLSREERDHYNFDHPESLEHDLIVRHVEQLRQNQPIDRPNYDFNTHSRVKGVTDHLEPQAFIIVEGILALHYAGLKPLYDLTVYVDAPHDVCLTRRIYRDTRERGRTEESVREQFERHARPMADEYVLPSRDRADVTVKGTEALDWSIEVVLSELRRRSLLLSA
- a CDS encoding 1-acyl-sn-glycerol-3-phosphate acyltransferase codes for the protein MWIESTVRPLRTMHERACWSQKWALRILRFLRCPVQMRGALPSRGLIAANHISYTDVLVLAALTPTIFVAKAEVRRWPLIGLLCERAGVLFLDRSSMRAAAAANRTIAEVLRGGQSVVVFPEGTTSGGETILPMYAALFQSALDSDEPIVPAWITYGDAAQRERIAYWGDMTLMPHLLQLMRLRSMDDVSVQFRTTGIPARHRTQAAEMCRVVWQQMMEKRVRPTTGDCDDAAPTAPLQSTSPALLSLSQ
- a CDS encoding GNAT family N-acetyltransferase, with product MSTSVLVSPVSAYPLSAVASPSPVIAEFGAYRARLAATMDDRLGAYRLRFLVFNVELNEGLASSYATGYDTDQFDDVCDHLIVEHAGTGEIIGTYRLQSGDVAGQYFGYYSEQEFDFSPYAEMRSSVLELGRACVHRDHRSPEVLNLLWKGIMRYAKSRGLRYLMGCCSLTSQCADEGTAVFRALEPHLIESSLMTVPTKAFAMPMREGVETMQEPPRLLRAYLAVGARICSTPAIDCSFGTIDFLTLLDLETMHPRIARRYL
- a CDS encoding DUF2062 domain-containing protein; translation: MITVAQDVRHSWLRRTIVSPVVRLLRRGASPKRLAWSLTIGFIIGINPVIGSTTVLTIAVSHLFRLNHPASQLGTHSAYPFQILLLLPFLQAGSLVFGMGPLPLQPSEILQMVKTHPLDLLRTLWTWEWHALVLWVVMAAVLTPALATLLTRILERAARKPRTAV
- a CDS encoding nicotinate phosphoribosyltransferase: MIINFSERAHNHNWDLDPIVRSLLDTDFYKLLMLQFIWKHFRDTRVTFSLNNRNHKFRLAEMIPREAVIAQLDHVKRLRYRKSEMIWLAGNTFYGTRGIFEPAFLEWLENDFALCDYHLSERDGQFELTFEGSWISVTMWEIYALSILNELKTRAALKGMSEFELDILYARAKTRLWGKIEQLRDVPGLAVADFGTRRRHSFLWQEFVVEAMHSELGAAFTGTSNTFLAYKHDMEAIGTNAHELPMALAAIATNDEELKESQYRILELWQQTYHGALRVMLPDTYGTTQFLEHAPDWVADWTGQRVDSKDPFVAGDEYISWLASRGKDPKAKLLIASDGLDVQTILSLHAYFSGTVAPGVSVRDFRSASDFLDTRRWELDRRIRFSAGWGTLLTNDFRDCHPRSEEALEPISLVCKLTSANGRPSVKLSDNYEKASGPQELVEHYRDVFGLAGISRIPVVV
- a CDS encoding helix-turn-helix transcriptional regulator translates to MNNHLRDLRAERGWSQAYLAEQLEVSRQSVNAIETGKYDPSLPLAFRIAKLFSLPIEKIFTAD